From a single Pseudopipra pipra isolate bDixPip1 chromosome 7, bDixPip1.hap1, whole genome shotgun sequence genomic region:
- the ACKR3 gene encoding atypical chemokine receptor 3, whose amino-acid sequence MSALDLTSILDFLETANLTEINWTCSNGDCITVDATTCPGTLNKSALLYTLSFFYIFIFVIGLVANSVVVWVNLQAKMTGYETHLYIFNLAIADLCVVITLPVWVVSLVQHNQWHMGEITCKITHLIFSINLYSSIFFLACMSVDRYLSVAYFTNSSNRKKKIIRRCICILVWLLAFSASLPDTYYLKTVSSSNETYCRPVYPEESFKEWLIGMELISVVLGFLIPFPIIAVFYFLLAKTISASSDQERKSNGKIIFSYVVVFLVCWLPYHVAVLLDIFYSLHFIPFSCHMENFLYATLHITQCFSLVHCCVNPILYSFINRNYRYELMKAFIFKYSAKTGLTKLIDASRVSEAEYSALEQNAK is encoded by the coding sequence ATGAGCGCGCTTGATTTGACATCCATCCTTGATTTCCTGGAAACAGCCAACCTGACGGAGATCAACTGGACGTGCAGCAACGGCGACTGCATCACGGTGGATGCGACAACATGCCCTGGCACGCTCAACAAAAGCGCCCTGCTCTACACCTTGTCCTTCTTCTACATTTTCATCTTTGTCATAGGGCTGGTGGCCAACTCGGTTGTGGTGTGGGTCAACCTCCAAGCCAAAATGACTGGCTATGAAACCCACCTCTACATCTTCAATTTGGCCATCGCCGATCTGTGCGTCGTCATCACCCTCCCTGTGTGGGTCGTCTCCCTTGTCCAGCATAACCAGTGGCACATGGGAGAAATCACATGCAAGATAACTCACCTTATATTTTCCATCAACTTGTACAGCAGCATCTTCTTCCTGGCTTGCATGAGTGTGGACCGCTACCTGTCTGTGGCCTATTTCACCAACTCCAGCAATCGCAAGAAGAAGATAATCCGTCGCTGCATCTGCATCCTGGTTTGGCTCCTGGCCTTCTCCGCATCTCTCCCAGACACCTATTACCTCAAGACGGTCTCTTCCAGCAATGAAACCTACTGCCGTCCCGTCTATCCGGAGGAGAGCTTCAAAGAGTGGCTGATTGGCATGGAGCTCATCTCTGTCGTGCTGGGCTTTCTtatcccctttcccatcattgctgtcttttatttcctccttgcCAAGACCATCTCTGCCTCCAGTGACCAAGAGCGGAAGAGCAACGGGAAGATCATCTTCTCCTACGTGGTGGTGTTTCTCGTCTGCTGGCTGCCCTACCACGTGGCTGTCCTGCTTGACATCTTCTACAGCCTTCATTTCATCCCCTTCAGCTGTCACATGGAGAACTTCCTGTATGCCACTCTCCACATCACTCAGTGTTTCTCTCTAGTCCATTGCTGCGTCAACCCCATCCTGTACAGCTTCATCAACCGCAACTACCGATACGAGCTCATGAAAGCCTTTATTTTCAAGTACTCTGCCAAAACAGGTCTCACTAAACTCATCGACGCTTCCAGGGTGTCGGAAGCAGAATACTCTGCTCTGGAGCAAAATGCCAAATGA